Genomic window (Dehalococcoidales bacterium):
GGTGGAGGCTCCTGCAATATTGAGATAGCACAGGCATTGATAGTAATCATTATAGCGATAGCGGTGTCTTATAGAACCTAATACTCTCCTCAAGACTCACACTCCAAGTGTGCTTCTGCACCATCAATCCACCCGAAACAGCCGGCGTGCGTTTTCGTAGAGCCACTTCTCCTTGACACTGTCTTTCAGGGGAAGGGCCTTCATCTCCTCCACGACCTGGCCTATCGGCATATCATAGGTCCACCAGCTTGAGGCAAAGACCACCTGGTCCTGCAGTAATGTATTGCCGAACTGCATCAGCATCTCCCACCCCGAGCCGGGGGTGGCGAAGTACTTCGGCCTATGGCCGGCGGTGCTGATGTAGACGTTCCGGTGCCGTCGCGCTACCCCGACCATCTCCGGCACCCAGGGCCAACCGCCCAGTCCGGCAATTATCCTCAATTCGGGGAAGTCCATGGCCACTTCGTCCAGGTAGCGAGGATGGCCGATGTCCATGGGAAAGTCGGTACGGTAGGTCATCGTGGTGTAGACGAAAACGGGGATATCCAGCTCAGCAGCCTTGGCATACAGCGGGTAGAACTTCTTGTCGTTGGTCGGGACCCCGAACCGGAACGGAGTAGCGTAGAAGCACTTAAGGCCAAGCTCTTTCACCGCTCTCTCCAGCTCCCGGACCGCTTTCATGCCCTCGCGAGGGTCAACCACGGCCACACCGATAAATCTCTCCGGATACTGCGATACAATCTCAGCGGTCTTTTCGTGGCTGTCGGCGTCGATTACGCCCCACTCAATCCCGGCCTCGTCGAGCTTCTCGATAAACTGCGGCAGGGGTACCACCGCCTTCTCTGCCCTTTCCCGTAGCCTGCTTTCCAGCTCCTGCGGTGAAAGCTCACGCCGCATCAGTTCCAGTTCCTCCGGGGTGAACTCCAGGGCACGGGCGCGGGCTTCTCCGAAGATATTACCGTAGTTGGCCAGGCCTTTCTCATCCCGGTGGAGCACATACTCCATCAGCCTGTCTACCGTCTGCTCCACCGTAGGGGGTAGATTCAGTTCCAGGTCGATAACCTTTGACATAGTCTACGCGCCTCCTTCTTACCCGTCCCACAGAAACATGCTGCTCAGGGTGTCGCTGCGGAAAGCTCCCTCTGCACCCGGTGGTACCGGTACAGCCTGGCCAGGGCACGGCTGGCTGCCTCCAGCGAGGTGTATACGGGTACACTTTTCTTGGGAAGCTCCCTCTCCAGCTTACCGCGAAGCTCCCTCTCCCAGGACTCATTGGCAAAGGAGTGAAAGACCAGCACCGCCGTCTTCCCGTACTCGTTGCCCTTACAGAAGTCGGACAGGTAATCGACTACTTTGTCCACCTGCTCCGACCCCGCCGAGTTTATCATATCCATGTGCGGTCGGAGAATCAGCATATCCACATTGGGGTCGGCAGCGACAAGACTCACTTCCCGTCGCAGTAACTCAATATCGCGAAACACCAGGCCGGTATCGAGTGGGTTCCTGATACTGGAACCGGCAGGCGGAATGAACTTCCTGAGCTCGGCCTGGGTCTCATCAGTCAAAGGGAGCACTTCCAGCCCCTCCCTGCTGCAGATATCGGCGGCCGCCACACTGGTACCGCCACCAAGGACCATCACGGCTACCCGGTTTCCCGCCGGTGGCTTCACATACTGGAACGTCATCGCTGCTTCCGCCATCTCTTCCAGTGAAGATACTGCTACAGCACCGGTCTGGGCAAAGAAGCCACGCCAGATAGCCTCTTCGCCAGCCAGGGAAGCGGTATGCGAGGCAACAGCCCTTGACCCCGCCTGAGTCAGGCCCGCCTTCCACAGGATAACCGGTTTCGTCCTGTTAATCTCTTTCACCTGTCTGAGCAGCTTCCGGCCGTCCTTGACCCCTTCCAGGTACATACAGATAATGCGGGTCTCCGGGTCATCCGCCAGGTACTCCAGGTAGTCCGTGCTGTCCAGAACATAGGCATTTCCGAAGCTTATCGATTTGCTGAAGTAGACCCCGTAGTTGGGGCCGTTGTGAGTGAACCAGTTGCTGTGCCCACCGCTCTGGGTGACAAAGGCTACCGGCCCGCTCTCCTTTGGCAGACCATCAAACGTCCCGACACCGGATGCAGGTACATATAGCCCCATGCAGTTGGGTCCGATGATGCGCAGGTCACCACGCACGGCAATCTCGCGCACCCGGTGCCCCAGTTCTATTCTCTCCGGCAGGCCCGTCTCCTCAAAACCGGCCGTAAAGACGTGGATGTTCTTAGCGTTCGCTATAATGCAGTCCTCCAGCACATCCGGTAGAGCTTGAGCCGGTACCGAGACAACCACCAGGTCCACCGGTTCGGGAATGTCGGATACCCTGGGATAGGCTTTACGTCCCATTATTTCAGTGGCCTTGGGATTGACCGGGTGGATACGACCGGTGAAACCCAGCTGCTCAAAGCTGTTAATGAAATTTCCACCTCCAAAACCACGTCCGCTGCTACGTGTAGCCTGTGCTGAAACCCCTACCATCGCCACTACCCTGGGCCGAAATACTGCTTCCATCTCCGGGTTCCAAGTCATAGTATGTTAATACTCCCTTCTTTTCGAGACAAACTAGTATCAATTCTATCCGTCTGGACTGGAGGCTGTCAACGGAGAGCTGTGCGGTGTCCAGGACATTATCGACAGATTAGGATAATAGCGATACATAAAAGGTAAAGAAACAATAGCCGAACCGGCCAGGATATTCACCTCCACCCCGGTAGAAGCCACCGGTACAGGTATGGTAGAATTATTAACACCAGACCCCCTTGAGGATAGCGATACCCACTCTTGATACAGCCCCTGCCCTCACAGGATAGGGGCCACTTCAAGTCTTTGCGAGCCTAGCGACTTTATATGGAATGAGCAGAATTTCTGTCATAATAAACGTGGAATACATCGTTAATGTACCACAGATAGACAAGGAGAGCAGGAATTTCCATGAAATTACTCATTGCTAATCGAGGAGAAATCGCTATCCGTATCATGCGAGCGGCTGCTGAGTTAGACATGCCTACGGTGGCGGTGTTTCCTGAAGATGACGTAAACTCCCTCCACACAAAAAGAGCCGATGAGGCTGTCGTCCTCAAAGGTGTGGGTGCTGCAGCCTACCTGGACATCGAGCAGATTGTTAACGTTGCAAAGGAATCCAAATGTGATGCCATCCATCCGGGTTATGGTTTCTTGAGTGAGAATGCAGGATTTGCCCGAAGATGTGAGGAGGAAGGCCTGATATTCGTAGGCCCCCGTGTCGAAAACCTCGAGGCATTCGGCGATAAAGCCCAGGCCCGAAAACTGGCTGAGCGCTGCGGCGTGCCAATATTGAAAGGCTCATCCGGACCGGTGACCCTGGACCAGGCCAAAGAATTCCTCGATTCATTGGGAGATAGCGGTGCCCTGATGATTAAGGCTGTTTCCGGTGGTGGCGGCCGTGGCATGCGACCAGTGTTTGGTTTTGATGAACTCGAGGAGGCTTACACTCGCTGCCAGTCGGAAGCATTGCAGGCCTTCGGCAATGGTGAACTGTACGTAGAAGAGCTGATGCAGCGGGCCAGGCATATCGAAGTGCAGATTATGTGTGACGGGTATGGTGGGGTAAGCCACTTTGGAGAACGGGAGTGCAGCATCCAAAGACAGCACCAGAAGGTGATGGAAATTGCACCCAGCCCGGGCGTGTCTCCGGCCTTACGCAAACGGCTCACCAGGGATGCGGTTGAGCTGGCAAAGGCGGCCAACTACCGGAATGCCGGTACTTTCGAATTTATGGTGGACACCGATGCGACTGGAGATGATGCCGCATATGCATTTATTGAAACCAACGCCAGACTCCAGGTAGAACACACTGTGACAGAGGAAGTAACGGACCTTGACCTGGTAAGAATCCAGCTTCAGGTCGCAGAGGGAAGCAGCCTTGGGGACCTCGGGCTTGACCAGGAGAATATACCCGAGCCCCGCGGATATGCTATCCAGGCACGAATCAATATGGAAACCATGGGTCAAGACGGCATTGCTTATCCGGCGGGTGGAAAACTGACCGCATTCGAGGTACCTTCAGGCCGTGGACTCAGGGTGGACACCTGCGGTTATGTGGGGTATCAGACCAGCCCCCATTATGACAGTCTCCTGGCAAAGTGTATCGGCCATTCCAATTCTACCGATTTCACCGATGCAGTTACTCGAACCTACCGTGCCCTCTGCGAATTCAAAGTAGAGGGGATTTCCACCAACATACCATTTCTGCAGAGCCTGCTTCAGCATCCCGATTTCATCGCTAATCGCATTTACACCAGTTTTGTGGACGACCACATCGAAGAGCTGGTCCAAACCGGTAGCAGGATACACCAGCGGCTCTTTTTTGACACCCCATCGGCACGACCTTTTGCCAATGCCGGCGCAACAGTGGACAGCATCGACCCCCTGGCTGTTCTGGACTATGGTCAGGAGGCCAGAGACGCATCGATCCTGCAGGGTGCGATCGATACCACACCGCCGGCACCGACATACGACATGGCAGGAATGGAAGGCACGGTTACCATGGAAGCACCCATGCAGGGTACCATTGTCAGCATCGCTGTGAGCGATGGTGATACCGTGAGAAAGGGCCAGGAAATCCTCGTCATGAATGCCATGAAAATGGAGCACGTGGTCCGGTCCCCTATCAGCGGTATCATCCGCAGGCTGGTCGTAACAGTAGGAGAAACGATATACGAGGGACACCCCCTGGCGTTCATCGAGGCGGGTGAGACCGATTTGGTCGATACAGATGTACAGGAACAGGTTGACCTGGACTATATTCGTCCCGACCTTGCAGAAGTAGTCCAGCGCCACGAAATCCTGCTCGATGCTGCGCGCCCGGATGCCATTGCCAAACGACGTAAAATCGGGCAGCGAACCGCCCGGGAGAATATCGCTGACATCTGCGATCCCGGAACATTCACGGAGTATGGCGGCCTGGCTCTTGCGGCACAACGAAGGCGGCGTTCTATGGATGACCTGATTCAGAACACACCCGCTGATGG
Coding sequences:
- a CDS encoding carboxyl transferase domain-containing protein, producing the protein MKLLIANRGEIAIRIMRAAAELDMPTVAVFPEDDVNSLHTKRADEAVVLKGVGAAAYLDIEQIVNVAKESKCDAIHPGYGFLSENAGFARRCEEEGLIFVGPRVENLEAFGDKAQARKLAERCGVPILKGSSGPVTLDQAKEFLDSLGDSGALMIKAVSGGGGRGMRPVFGFDELEEAYTRCQSEALQAFGNGELYVEELMQRARHIEVQIMCDGYGGVSHFGERECSIQRQHQKVMEIAPSPGVSPALRKRLTRDAVELAKAANYRNAGTFEFMVDTDATGDDAAYAFIETNARLQVEHTVTEEVTDLDLVRIQLQVAEGSSLGDLGLDQENIPEPRGYAIQARINMETMGQDGIAYPAGGKLTAFEVPSGRGLRVDTCGYVGYQTSPHYDSLLAKCIGHSNSTDFTDAVTRTYRALCEFKVEGISTNIPFLQSLLQHPDFIANRIYTSFVDDHIEELVQTGSRIHQRLFFDTPSARPFANAGATVDSIDPLAVLDYGQEARDASILQGAIDTTPPAPTYDMAGMEGTVTMEAPMQGTIVSIAVSDGDTVRKGQEILVMNAMKMEHVVRSPISGIIRRLVVTVGETIYEGHPLAFIEAGETDLVDTDVQEQVDLDYIRPDLAEVVQRHEILLDAARPDAIAKRRKIGQRTARENIADICDPGTFTEYGGLALAAQRRRRSMDDLIQNTPADGMIAGIGGVNGDLFGDEKSRCAIVSYDYMVLAGTQGHQNHRKKDRIFEVAAKSRLPLVFFTEGGGGRPGDTDSTGVAGQDVMAFHLFAKLSGLVPLVGVNAGRCFAGNAILLGCCDVIIAKENSSIGVGGPAMIEGGSLGVFTPEEVGPMSVQVPNGVVDIPVKDEAEAVRAAKQYLSYFQGRIDKWECADQRLLRGIVSENRLRVYDMRSVIETMADTGSVLELRRYYGFGMITAFIRIEGRPLGVIANNPAHLSGAIDSPGADKAARLMQLCDAFDIPVLFLSDCPGIMVGPEIEKTALVRHSTRMFVVGANMTVPYFTIVIRKSYGLGAQAMQGGSSHAPLLTVSWPTGEYGGMGLEGQVKLGYRKELMAIEDPVERKAEYDRMVARAYEHGKSINMASHFEIDDVIDPAESRNIITRALKSVPPPPPRTGKKRPNVDTW
- a CDS encoding CoA-binding protein, which translates into the protein MTWNPEMEAVFRPRVVAMVGVSAQATRSSGRGFGGGNFINSFEQLGFTGRIHPVNPKATEIMGRKAYPRVSDIPEPVDLVVVSVPAQALPDVLEDCIIANAKNIHVFTAGFEETGLPERIELGHRVREIAVRGDLRIIGPNCMGLYVPASGVGTFDGLPKESGPVAFVTQSGGHSNWFTHNGPNYGVYFSKSISFGNAYVLDSTDYLEYLADDPETRIICMYLEGVKDGRKLLRQVKEINRTKPVILWKAGLTQAGSRAVASHTASLAGEEAIWRGFFAQTGAVAVSSLEEMAEAAMTFQYVKPPAGNRVAVMVLGGGTSVAAADICSREGLEVLPLTDETQAELRKFIPPAGSSIRNPLDTGLVFRDIELLRREVSLVAADPNVDMLILRPHMDMINSAGSEQVDKVVDYLSDFCKGNEYGKTAVLVFHSFANESWERELRGKLERELPKKSVPVYTSLEAASRALARLYRYHRVQRELSAATP
- a CDS encoding amidohydrolase family protein, translated to MSKVIDLELNLPPTVEQTVDRLMEYVLHRDEKGLANYGNIFGEARARALEFTPEELELMRRELSPQELESRLRERAEKAVVPLPQFIEKLDEAGIEWGVIDADSHEKTAEIVSQYPERFIGVAVVDPREGMKAVRELERAVKELGLKCFYATPFRFGVPTNDKKFYPLYAKAAELDIPVFVYTTMTYRTDFPMDIGHPRYLDEVAMDFPELRIIAGLGGWPWVPEMVGVARRHRNVYISTAGHRPKYFATPGSGWEMLMQFGNTLLQDQVVFASSWWTYDMPIGQVVEEMKALPLKDSVKEKWLYENARRLFRVD